The Salvia miltiorrhiza cultivar Shanhuang (shh) chromosome 1, IMPLAD_Smil_shh, whole genome shotgun sequence genome has a window encoding:
- the LOC131011717 gene encoding putative late blight resistance protein homolog R1A-10 gives MAAYASVISLKHTIKRLLNSSEILLLPPSPEIIESASNELQSLRKTLIRLDRGSKSSSRKKINALDEQIREAVCKLEDLLESHLSNQILSQSEEEITEDGIQFSIDLQESEHEILCLVEALKEMELDYIKELDNPEVEEEEDDDGDELVVSTRIDSCGNESKMIGLSDKFLEIKDRLKRVDGLHLVTPITGMAGIGKTTLANEIFCDLDISEQFDLRAWVAVSRKWQLKEILLAILAQVDADMVEMIMDEEVKNIGDYLKESLKGKRHLIVLDDVWDKQVWDELKNSLFKDDNNGGKILITTRLDQVGRGASNPVSGIVKMRLLNKEESWDLLREKVFGEELCPYQLEKIGMKIAEKCEGLPLMIVAVANLLRGEERNPEYWNDVVEKKNSVFMDAYGAISKVLYPSFEYLAQVLRPCFLYMGVFPQGYEILKSKVVIMWAAEGFPEPLGWQTANDYSEQCLRALIYNNLVLLRNGSTTWNFTSSGVKSCLVHTSVWHVCRREAKRNKFFHILDKCGDDLEDGIEGQRRLSIHNNILFGIKDVHNLIEDSCASTARSLLCFGPYCRYQVPVCFGLRMLRVLDALTIRFYEFPIEVVKLVQLRYLGLTCDGNLPSSISKLWNLQFLIVFRHLSIKPFEAPSYMPMEIWDMKELKHLQIMGSDLRDPCGASLPNLSTLLDVSALSCREAVFEAIPNLRKLGVQIESEPDAAEPLSFLDRISNLKKLQILKCVVVNPDIMSALLLPPDPLPTSLSVLKKLHLGGLGYSWEHMSVIGSLPNLEVLKLRCYAFQGPTWIIEEKRFPKLGYLVIEDTDLVQWEVREGGCPKLYSLSIKHCHLLEEIHGRFGHNIGKIEVVDSNPSVETCLKQIINAYYSQLEFYDPSICFHYSWVDKKLKS, from the coding sequence atggcTGCTTACGCCAGTGTGATTTCGCTCAAGCATACAATCAAACGTCTCCTAAATTCATCTGAAATCTTGTTGCTTCCCCCATCTCCAGAGATCATAGAATCTGCAAGCAACGAGCTTCAATCGTTACGGAAAACTCTCATAAGATTGGATCGCGGCAGCAAGAGCAGCAGCAGGAAGAAGATCAACGCTTTGGACGAGCAAATCAGAGAGGCAGTATGCAAGCTAGAAGACTTGCTCGAATCCCATCTCTCAAATCAGATTCTTTCACAATCCGAAGAAGAAATTACCGAAGATGGGATTCAATTCTCCATAGATCTGCAGGAATCAGAGCACGAGATTCTGTGCCTCGTCGAAGCGTTGAAGGAGATGGAGCTGGACTACATCAAAGAATTAGACAACCCAGAAGtcgaagaagaggaagatgatgatggtGATGAACTTGTTGTTTCCACAAGAATTGATTCTTGTGGGAATGAGTCGAAGATGATTGGATTATCCGATAAATTTCTGGAAATTAAAGACCGGCTAAAACGTGTTGATGGGCTCCATCTGGTGACGCCGATAACCGGGATGGCAGGCATCGGTAAGACTACACTTGCTAATGAAATTTTTTGCGATTTAGATATTTCAGAACAGTTTGATCTTCGAGCTTGGGTGGCAGTAAGTAGGAAATGGCAGTTGAAAGAAATCTTACTTGCCATTCTAGCTCAAGTTGATGCTGACATGGTTGAGATGATTATGGATGAAGAAGTGAAAAATATAGGTGATTATTTGAAAGAGAGTTTGAAAGGTAAGAGGCATCTAATTGTGTTGGATGATGTGTGGGACAAACAAGTTTGGGATGAGTTGAAAAATAGTTTGTTTAAAGATGATAATAATGGAGGGAAAATATTGATCACAACTAGGTTAGACCAAGTAGGTCGAGGTGCTAGCAATCCTGTATCAGGAATTGTGAAAATGAGGTTGTTGAATAAAGAAGAAAGTTGGGATCTTCTTCGTGAGAAGGTTTTTGGAGAAGAGTTATGCCCTTATCAGCTAGAGAAGATAGGAATGAAGATTGCCGAAAAGTGTGAAGGTCTTCCTCTTATGATTGTGGCGGTGGCTAACCTCTTACGTGGAGAAGAGAGGAACCCCGAGTATTGGAATGACGTAGTAGAGAAAAAGAACTCGGTTTTTATGGATGCGTATGGTGCAATATCTAAGGTGTTGTATCCAAGTTTTGAGTACCTAGCTCAAGTGTTGAGGCCGTGTTTTCTCTATATGGGAGTTTTTCCTCAAGGTTATGAGATCTTGAAATCAAAGGTGGTCATAATGTGGGCTGCTGAGGGATTTCCTGAGCCATTGGGGTGGCAAACTGCAAATGATTACAGTGAGCAATGTTTGAGAGCTCTTATTTACAATAATCTTGTTTTGCTTCGCAATGGAAGCACAACTTGGAATTTTACATCATCTGGAGTGAAATCTTGCTTGGTTCATACTTCTGTGTGGCATGTATGCAGAAGGGAAGCTAAGAGAAACAAGTTTTTCCATATTTTAGATAAGTGTGGTGATGATCTTGAAGATGGTATAGAAGGGCAACGGCGATTGTCCATCCATAATAACATTTTATTTGGCATCAAAGATGTTCATAACTTGATTGAGGATAGTTGTGCATCTACTGCTCGTTCTCTCTTGTGTTTTGGTCCATACTGTCGTTATCAAGTTCCAGTTTGTTTTGGTTTGAGGATGCTGAGGGTGCTCGATGCTCTTACAATCCGTTTCTATGAGTTCCCGATTGAAGTAGTGAAACTAGTTCAGTTAAGGTACCTTGGCCTCACTTGTGATGGGAATCTCCCTTCTTCCATATCCAaactttggaaccttcagttcTTGATTGTATTCCGACATCTTAGCATCAAACCTTTTGAGGCTCCTTCGTATATGCCTATGGAGATATGGGATATGAAGGAACTGAAGCATCTTCAGATTATGGGAAGCGATCTACGAGATCCTTGTGGCGCTTCCTTACCTAACCTCTCAACACTTTTAGATGTGAGTGCTCTCAGTTGTAGAGAGGCCGTTTTTGAAGCTATTCCTAATCTAAGGAAGTTAGGAGTCCAAATTGAGTCGGAACCTGATGCTGCTGAGCCATTGAGTTTCCTTGATCGAATTTCCAACCTCAAGAAACTCCAGATACTTAAATGTGTAGTCGTGAATCCTGACATCATGTCTGCACTTCttcttcctccggatcctcttccaACGTCGTTGTCAGTTCTTAAGAAGTTGCATTTGGGTGGCTTGGGATACTCTTGGGAACATATGAGTGTGATAGGATCATTGCCGAATCTTGAAGTCCTCAAATTGCGATGCTATGCCTTTCAAGGTCCGACATGGATTATAGAAGAGAAAAGATTTCCAAAACTTGGATATCTTGTGATTGAAGATACTGATCTGGTGCAGTGGGAAGTGAGAGAGGGAGGCTGCCCAAAACTATACTCTTTGAGCATAAAACATTGCCATTTGTTAGAAGAGATTCATGGGAGATTTGGTCATAATATTGGAAAAATTGAGGTAGTTGACAGCAACCCTTCAGTTGAGACTTGTCTGAAGCAAATAATAAATGCTTACTACTCTCAACTGGAATTTTATGACCCCAGTATTTGTTTTCACTACTCATGGGTTGATAAGAAGCTCAAGTCATGA
- the LOC131005104 gene encoding LOW QUALITY PROTEIN: putative late blight resistance protein homolog R1A-10 (The sequence of the model RefSeq protein was modified relative to this genomic sequence to represent the inferred CDS: deleted 1 base in 1 codon; substituted 1 base at 1 genomic stop codon): MKKANAFDDQIRVAICKLEDVLESQFSNRILSQYEEGISRNRIQFSIDLQESEHEIRLLVETLKEMEQEYIQQLDNPKLLEDADDDEIAVPLRIRPSGNESKMVGLSDKLLEVTDRLERVDGNHVVIPITGMAGIGKTVLANEIFNDSNILERFNFRAWVTVGRKWQLKEILLAIVAQVDADMAEMIMDEEVKNIGDYLKERLKGKRHLIVLDDVWDKQVWNELKNSLFKDDNIGGKILITTRLDHVGRGASNNVSGIVKMRLLNKEESWDLLREKVFGEELCPYQLVKIGKKIAENCDGLPLTIVAVANLLCEAERKPEYWNEVALKKNSVFVDAYEAISRVVYPSYKYLPLRLKTFFLFMGVFPQNYEIPKSKLLTLWAVEGFPEPLRWQTANDYSEHLLRELIYHNVVMLYRQCTVWNRKSTGVKTCGVHTVMWHLCNKEAKKTKFFHTFVKYGDVLEDGMQGQRRLSIHNNILFSIKDVHNLMQDNCASTARSLLCFGAYCRYEVPVCFGLRLLRVLDALTIRFYEFPIEVVNLIQLRYLALTCDGDLPSSISKLWSLQFLIMFRHLSIKPFEDPSYMPMEIWDMKELKHLQIVGSDLRDPCGASFLTIPLNTFRCECSQLYRCHFXAIPNLRKLGIQIESEPDVAEPLSFFDQISNLKRLRILKCVVANPDLMSALALRPNPLSTFPLVLKKLHLSGLGYPWECMSIIGSLPNLEVLKLRCYAFQGPTWIVEEKRFPKLGYLVIEDTDLVQWEVKEGGCSSLYSLSIKHCHLLEKIHGALGFGLDFGKIEVVDSNPLVMTCLKQITDAYSHSEFYHPSIYSHSSWNDGKLK, encoded by the exons ATGAAGAAGGCCAACGCTTTCGACGACCAAATCAGAGTCGCAATCTGTAAATTAGAAGATGTGCTCGAGTCGCAATTCTCAAATCGGATTCTCTCACAATATGAAGAAGGGATTAGCAGAAATAGGATTCAATTCTCCATCGATCTGCAGGAATCGGAGCACGAAATTCGTTTACTCGTGGAAACGTTGAAGGAGATGGAGCAGGAATACATCCAGCAATTAGACAATCCTAAATTGCTCGAAGACGCCGACGATGATGAAATTGCTGTTCCATTAAGAATTCGTCCTAGTGGAAATGAGTCAAAGATGGTTGGATTGTCTGATAAACTCCTCGAAGTTACAGATCGGTTGGAACGTGTTGATGGGAATCATGTGGTGATCCCGATAACTGGGATGGCCGGCATCGGTAAGACTGTACTTGCTAATGAAATCTTCAATGATTCCAACATTTTGGAACGCttcaattttcgtgcttgggtGACAGTAGGTAGGAAATGGCAGTTGAAAGAAATCTTACTTGCCATTGTAGCTCAGGTTGATGCTGACATGGCTGAAATGATCATGGATGAAGAAGTGAAAAACATAGGTGATTATTTGAAAGAAAGATTGAAGGGTAAGAGGCATCTCATTGTGTTGGATGATGTGTGGGACAAACAAGTTTGGAATGAGTTGAAAAATAGTTTGTTTAAAGATGATAATATTGGAGGGAAAATCTTGATCACCACTAGGTTAGACCATGTAGGTCGAGGTGCTAGCAATAATGTATCAGGAATCGTGAAAATGAGGTTGTTGAATAAAGAAGAAAGTTGGGATCTTCTTCGTGAGAAGGTTTTTGGAGAAGAGTTATGCCCTTATCAGCTAGTGAAGATAGGGAAGAAGATTGCAGAGAATTGTGACGGTCTTCCTCTCACGATTGTGGCGGTAGCCAACCTCTTATGTGAAGCAGAGAGGAAGCCCGAGTACTGGAACGAGGTAGCTCTCAAGAAAAACTCGGTTTTTGTGGATGCATACGAAGCGATATCAAGAGTAGTATATCCAAGTTACAAGTACTTGCCTCTAAGGTTGAAGACGTTCTTTCTCTTCATGGGAGTTTTTCCTCAAAATTACGAGATCCCAAAATCCAAACTCCTCACTCTGTGGGCTGTAGAGGGATTTCCTGAGCCACTACGATGGCAAACTGCAAATGATTACAGTGAGCATCTTTTGAGAGAGCTTATTTACCATAATGTTGTGATGCTCTACCGTCAATGCACAGTTTGGAATAGAAAATCAACTGGAGTGAAAACTTGCGGTGTTCATACAGTTATGTGGCATTTATGCAACAAAGAAGCTAAGAAAACTAAGTTTTTCCATACTTTTGTCAAGTATGGTGACGTTCTTGAAGATGGTATGCAAGGCCAACGGCGATTATCCATCCATAACAACATTTTATTCAGCATCAAAGATGTTCATAACTTGATGCAGGATAATTGTGCATCCACTGCTCGTTCTCTCTTATGTTTTGGTGCATACTGTCGTTATGAAGTTCCTGTTTGTTTTGGTTTGAGGTTACTGCGGGTGCTTGATGCTCTTACAATCCGTTTCTACGAGTTCCCTATTGAAGTAGTGAACCTTATTCAGTTGAGGTATCTTGCCCTCACTTGTGATGGGGATCTCCCTTCTTCCATATCCAAACTTTGGAGCCTTCAATTCTTGATCATGTTTCGGCATCTTAGCATCAAGCCTTTTGAGGATCCTTCATACATGCCTATGGAGATATGGGATATGAAAGAACTAAAGCATCTTCAGATTGTGGGAAGCGACCTACGAGATCCCTGCGGGGCTTCCTTCCTTACCATACCTCTCAACACTTTTAGATGTGAGTGCTCTCAGCTGTACCGATGCCATTTTTGA GCAATTCCTAATCTAAGGAAGTTAGGCATTCAAATTGAGTCAGAGCCGGATGTTGCTGAGCCATTGAGTTTCTTTGATCAAATTTCTAATCTGAAAAGACTGCGAATACTTAAATGTGTTGTCGCGAATCCTGACCTCATGTCTGCACTTGCTCTCCGGCCGAATCCTCTTTCTACATTCCCATTAGTTCTTAAAAAGTTGCATTTGAGCGGCTTGGGCTATCCTTGGGAGTGTATGAGTATCATTGGGTCATTGCCAAATCTTGAAGTCCTCAAATTGCGATGCTATGCCTTTCAAGGTCCGACATGGATTGTAGAAGAGAAAAGATTTCCAAAACTTGGATATCTTGTGATTGAAGACACTGATCTTGTTCAATGGGAAGTTAAAGAAGGAGGATGTTCATCACTTTACTCCTTGAGCATAAAACATTGTCACTTATTGGAAAAGATTCATGGGGCACTTGGTTTTGGGTTAGATTTTGGAAAAATTGAAGTAGTCGACAGCAACCCTTTGGTTATGACTTGTCTAAAGCAAATTACAGATGCTTACTCCCATTCGGAATTTTATCATCCTAGTATTTATTCTCACTCTTCATGGAATGATGGGAAACTCAAGTAA
- the LOC131011725 gene encoding uncharacterized protein LOC131011725: MPAASKRSNYYPAETVLICRLYCEHTHDSVVGADQKGAKFWGSICAEYNAKRPEGSISRDVTQIKSHFQRVSKDTKRFEAMHKKCHDQWKSGMSDIQILEQAEAMWLAEYRVPFRYSHAWKILRESKKFSSLGGDVHSDVHSDKRSKGSDGLPTTTSSDASISTRPQGQKAAKRDKRKVCIFY; the protein is encoded by the exons atgccgGCGGCATCCAAACGTAGCAACTATTATCCGGCAGAAACGGTGCTAATTTGCCGTTTGTATTGCGAGCACACCCACGACTCTGTGGTGGGTGCCGATCAAAAAGGGGCGAAGTTTTGGGGCTCCATCTGCGCCGAGTACAACGCTAAAAGGCCCGAAGGATCTATTTCACGCGACGTCacgcaaatcaaatctcactttcaacgGGTGTCGAAGGATACGAAGAGGTTTGaggccatgcacaaaaaatgCCATGATCAATGGAAATCAGGCATGAGTGATATTCAAATCCTGGAGCAAGCAGAGGCAATGTGGCTAGCCGAGTACCGTGTTCCGTTCCGGTATTCGCATGCATGGAAGATCTTGCGCGAGTCGAAGAAATTTTCAAGTCTCGGCGGGGATGTTCACTCCGATGTCCATTCGGACAAACGATCAAAGGGGTCCGACGGTCTTCCCACAACGACTTCTAGTGACGCCTCTATCTCCACccggccccaaggccaaaaggcgGCCAAGCGAGACAAGCGcaaag TTTGTATTTTCTActga